A stretch of Aeromicrobium tamlense DNA encodes these proteins:
- a CDS encoding cation-translocating P-type ATPase, protein MTMQSTPTDRVPTDLDPVGSSAAAVARTLGVVPATGLTDEEAARRLASVGPNRLAEGAKESGLRAFLRQYRDFMQLILLGAAVINQVVTGDTGTTVVLAGLTVLNAVIGLRQEAKAEESVKALSQMMKTIARVRRGDRAVEVDAEQLVPGDIVLVEAGDRVPADGRVWLAATLEIEEAALTGESLPVGKSDQPVPGDDVPLGDRTCMAYMNTSVTRGRGEIIVTATGMDTEIGHIADLLAGTSVGKTPLQRQLDSLSKIIASIAGVALVLVLLLGLARGQSFDTLFVTGVALAVAAIPTGLPAVVTALLSMGTREIASRHAIVKRLPAVETLGSTSAICSDKTGTLTLNKMTARELVIPGHHRFSVSGEGYGTAGEISRVGGGAVDLDPYLLPMVLCADAVLDGESLIGDPTEGALIVLGAKGGLDITDTRAAHPRVAEVPFDSEYKFMATFHDMTADDGTPVVRCYVKGAPDVLIARAATFRQPDGTLVTISDENRHLALEANDRIAAAGERVMVVAQRDLEPSVVRDGTDLIGQVQELTLLAMVGIVDPPRAEAKAAIAECREAGIRVRMITGDHASTAAAIATELGIEGEAVTGSEFAAMSDEELDRRVDDIGVVARVAPEDKVRLVRTLQRNGQIVAMTGDGVNDAPALKSADIGVAMGITGTEVSKEAAVMILTDDNFATIVEAVSYGRTLYDNLLKYLRFQMSTLVAYIAVFLVAGVLGIADGSPLNPLQILWLNMVVDIPLAIALGFDQPARGLMARPPRPVGAPVLSRANWIRLCVQGAVMTAGSLAAYQIGVEWEDAVLASTMLLTTLSLFHLAGALLSRDQENTIFDSRALPAVAQLRRYGIALLAIVLVTTLDFLQRIFGTTEMTLGQWGTCLGLAATLVVVEEIVKAVLRSRREPVAA, encoded by the coding sequence ATGACGATGCAGAGCACGCCCACGGACCGGGTGCCCACCGACCTCGACCCCGTGGGGTCCTCGGCAGCGGCCGTCGCGCGGACGCTCGGCGTCGTGCCCGCGACGGGCCTCACCGACGAGGAGGCCGCCCGGCGGCTCGCCTCGGTCGGACCGAACCGCCTCGCCGAGGGAGCCAAGGAGTCGGGTCTGCGCGCGTTCCTGCGCCAGTACCGCGACTTCATGCAGCTGATCCTGCTCGGCGCCGCCGTCATCAATCAGGTCGTGACGGGCGACACCGGGACCACGGTCGTGCTGGCCGGGCTGACGGTGCTCAACGCCGTGATCGGGCTGCGCCAGGAGGCCAAGGCCGAGGAGAGCGTCAAGGCGCTCTCGCAGATGATGAAGACGATCGCGCGCGTCCGGCGCGGCGACCGGGCCGTCGAGGTCGACGCCGAGCAGCTGGTGCCCGGAGACATCGTCCTGGTGGAGGCCGGCGACCGCGTCCCCGCCGACGGCCGCGTGTGGCTCGCGGCGACCCTGGAGATCGAGGAGGCCGCGCTCACCGGAGAGAGCCTCCCCGTGGGCAAGTCCGACCAGCCCGTGCCCGGCGACGACGTGCCGCTCGGCGACCGCACCTGCATGGCCTACATGAACACGTCGGTCACCCGGGGCCGCGGCGAGATCATCGTCACCGCGACCGGCATGGACACCGAGATCGGTCACATCGCCGACCTGCTCGCCGGCACCTCGGTCGGCAAGACGCCGCTGCAGCGCCAGCTGGACTCCCTGTCGAAGATCATCGCCTCCATCGCGGGCGTCGCCCTGGTGCTGGTGCTGCTGCTCGGCCTCGCCCGCGGCCAGTCCTTCGACACCCTCTTCGTCACGGGCGTCGCGCTCGCGGTGGCGGCGATCCCGACGGGCCTGCCCGCCGTCGTGACCGCCCTGCTGTCGATGGGCACGCGCGAGATCGCCAGCCGCCACGCGATCGTGAAACGGCTGCCGGCCGTGGAGACGCTGGGCTCCACCTCGGCGATCTGCTCGGACAAGACGGGCACGCTGACGCTCAACAAGATGACCGCGCGCGAGCTCGTGATCCCGGGCCACCACCGCTTCAGCGTCTCGGGCGAGGGCTACGGGACGGCCGGCGAGATCAGCCGCGTGGGCGGCGGGGCGGTCGACCTCGACCCCTACCTGCTGCCCATGGTGCTGTGCGCCGACGCGGTGCTGGACGGTGAGAGCCTCATCGGCGACCCGACCGAGGGCGCGCTCATCGTGCTGGGCGCCAAGGGGGGCCTCGACATCACCGACACGCGCGCGGCCCACCCCCGCGTCGCCGAGGTCCCGTTCGACTCCGAGTACAAGTTCATGGCGACGTTCCACGACATGACCGCGGACGACGGCACGCCGGTCGTCCGCTGCTACGTCAAGGGCGCGCCCGACGTGCTGATCGCGCGCGCCGCGACGTTCCGGCAGCCCGACGGGACGCTGGTGACCATCAGCGACGAGAACCGCCACCTGGCGCTCGAGGCCAACGACCGGATCGCGGCCGCCGGCGAGCGCGTCATGGTCGTGGCGCAGCGCGACCTCGAACCCTCGGTCGTGCGCGACGGCACCGACCTCATCGGGCAGGTCCAGGAGCTCACGCTGCTCGCGATGGTCGGCATCGTCGACCCGCCGCGCGCCGAGGCGAAGGCCGCCATCGCCGAGTGCCGAGAGGCCGGGATCCGGGTGCGCATGATCACCGGCGACCACGCGTCCACGGCGGCGGCGATCGCGACCGAGCTGGGCATCGAGGGCGAGGCCGTCACGGGCAGCGAGTTCGCCGCGATGTCCGACGAGGAGCTCGACCGGCGGGTCGACGACATCGGCGTCGTCGCCCGGGTGGCGCCCGAGGACAAGGTCCGTCTGGTGCGGACCCTGCAGCGGAACGGTCAGATCGTCGCCATGACGGGCGACGGCGTGAACGACGCCCCCGCGCTGAAGTCGGCCGACATCGGCGTCGCGATGGGCATCACCGGCACGGAGGTCTCGAAGGAGGCCGCCGTCATGATCCTCACCGACGACAACTTCGCGACGATCGTCGAGGCGGTCTCGTACGGCCGCACCCTCTACGACAACCTGCTGAAGTACCTGCGGTTCCAGATGTCGACCCTCGTCGCCTACATCGCGGTGTTCCTCGTGGCCGGGGTGCTGGGCATCGCCGACGGCTCACCGCTGAATCCGCTGCAGATCCTGTGGCTCAACATGGTCGTCGACATCCCGCTCGCGATCGCGCTGGGCTTCGACCAGCCGGCCCGCGGCCTCATGGCGCGCCCGCCGCGGCCGGTCGGCGCCCCGGTGCTGTCGCGCGCCAACTGGATCCGGCTGTGCGTCCAGGGCGCGGTGATGACCGCGGGCTCGCTCGCGGCCTACCAGATCGGCGTCGAGTGGGAGGACGCCGTGCTGGCCTCGACGATGCTGCTGACGACCCTCTCGCTGTTCCACCTGGCGGGGGCACTGCTGAGCCGCGACCAGGAGAACACCATCTTCGACAGTCGGGCACTGCCCGCGGTCGCGCAGCTGCGGCGGTACGGGATCGCGCTGCTGGCCATCGTGCTGGTGACGACGCTGGACTTCCTCCAGCGGATCTTCGGCACGACCGAGATGACCCTCGGCCAGTGGGGCACGTGCCTCGGCCTGGCCGCGACGCTCGTCGTGGTCGAGGAGATCGTCAAGGCCGTGCTGCGCAGCCGCCGCGAGCCCGTGGCTGCCTGA
- a CDS encoding MFS transporter, with the protein MSRTAPSTSRAGGVLAATCISTLVVNANTSAVSILLPAISEDTGTSVTTLQWAVTGYSLVGAAVIVTSGSLGDVFGRKRVFQLGLLLFVVSCVLIALAESGGMVIAGRVIQGAAGATILACGLSLLSVANEDEAQLRAVSLWGAAAAVGAAAGPLLGGVLVDITGWQGLFWIDAAVAVLCMLLTFVTVAESRDPDRPRSIDYAGTVLIAATLTPLILAVTESSDWGWLSPATLGCFAISIAAGWAFIVVEKRVAVPLLDLALLRNRVLVGSTIAILIGAGTINGLMYLLSLYFQDPSTLDFSPLQAGLATLPATVGLVVVAPLVPKLAAKFGGRQTIGVGFVLTTVGFVIVGFVQSDWRYVAFLLPLVAIAVGMGLSNGPASSAATASVPQSQVGGASGVSNMARYVGAAVATALAATVYGTVIGNRTDDGAGQAEALADGLAAASWLMAVLSFLGVLMALVIAKHRAARGTVDDAVASAAAITHTLPTTASGAAEATR; encoded by the coding sequence ATGAGCCGCACCGCACCGTCGACCAGTCGTGCCGGCGGCGTGCTCGCCGCCACGTGCATCTCCACCCTCGTGGTGAACGCCAACACCTCGGCGGTGAGCATCCTGCTGCCGGCGATCTCGGAGGACACCGGGACGTCGGTCACGACGCTGCAGTGGGCCGTCACCGGGTACTCGCTCGTGGGCGCCGCGGTCATCGTGACCTCGGGCTCGCTGGGCGACGTCTTCGGTCGCAAGCGCGTCTTCCAGCTGGGCCTGCTGCTGTTCGTCGTCTCGTGCGTGCTCATCGCGCTGGCGGAGTCCGGTGGGATGGTCATCGCGGGGCGCGTGATCCAGGGCGCCGCCGGGGCCACGATCCTGGCGTGCGGCCTGAGTCTGCTCTCGGTGGCGAACGAGGACGAGGCACAGCTCAGGGCGGTCTCCCTGTGGGGCGCCGCGGCGGCGGTCGGAGCAGCGGCGGGACCGCTGCTCGGTGGCGTCCTGGTGGACATCACCGGGTGGCAGGGGCTGTTCTGGATCGACGCCGCGGTGGCCGTGCTGTGCATGCTGCTGACCTTCGTCACGGTCGCCGAGTCGCGCGACCCCGACCGGCCGCGGTCGATCGACTACGCCGGCACCGTGCTGATCGCCGCGACGCTGACGCCGCTGATCCTCGCGGTGACCGAGAGCAGCGACTGGGGCTGGCTCTCCCCCGCCACGCTCGGCTGCTTCGCGATCTCGATCGCCGCCGGCTGGGCGTTCATCGTCGTGGAGAAGCGGGTGGCCGTGCCGCTGCTGGACCTCGCGCTGCTGCGGAACCGCGTGCTCGTCGGCTCGACGATCGCGATTCTCATCGGTGCCGGCACGATCAACGGCCTGATGTACCTGCTGAGCCTCTACTTCCAGGACCCGTCGACGCTCGACTTCAGCCCGCTCCAGGCCGGCCTGGCGACCCTGCCGGCGACGGTGGGCCTGGTCGTCGTCGCCCCGCTGGTGCCGAAGCTGGCCGCGAAGTTCGGCGGCCGGCAGACGATCGGGGTCGGGTTCGTGCTCACGACGGTGGGCTTCGTCATCGTGGGCTTCGTCCAGTCGGACTGGCGGTACGTGGCGTTCCTGCTGCCGCTCGTCGCGATCGCGGTGGGCATGGGCCTGTCGAACGGCCCGGCCTCGTCGGCGGCGACCGCCTCGGTGCCCCAGAGCCAGGTGGGCGGGGCGTCGGGTGTCTCGAACATGGCCCGCTACGTGGGCGCGGCCGTCGCCACCGCCCTGGCCGCGACGGTGTACGGCACGGTGATCGGCAACCGCACCGACGACGGCGCCGGGCAGGCGGAGGCGCTGGCCGACGGCCTGGCCGCCGCGTCGTGGCTGATGGCCGTCCTCAGCTTCCTCGGCGTGCTGATGGCACTCGTCATCGCCAAGCACCGGGCGGCCCGCGGCACCGTGGACGACGCGGTCGCCTCGGCCGCCGCGATCACCCACACGCTGCCGACCACGGCCTCGGGCGCGGCGGAGGCGACCCGATGA
- a CDS encoding aminopeptidase P family protein: protein MSTTPTPFTADDLAARMRHAVESAQAAGLDGLLVMPGPELVWLTGYRPTAITERLTTLVLTADREPTLVVPTLERPDAEGCAAASALELVDWTDGQDPFSVAAGLLGGTRTLAISDSAWAMHLLGLQDAAPGVAYRSFTQALPMLRAVKDEAEVARLAAAGAAADATYGEILKVRFAGRRETEVAADLARLLRDFGHEQVDFTVVGSGPNGANPHHEAGDRTIEKGDAIVLDFGGLMHGYGSDTSRTVSVGEPSALVREVHEVVRQAQQAGVEAVAPGVPCQEIDRAARKVITDAGYGERFIHRTGHGIGTTTHEPPYMIEGETQPLVEGMCFSVEPGIYLPGRFGVRIEDIVTVTATGGRRLNATDRGLAVVH from the coding sequence ATGAGCACGACACCGACCCCGTTCACGGCCGACGACCTCGCCGCGCGGATGCGCCACGCGGTCGAGTCGGCGCAGGCCGCCGGCCTCGACGGTCTGCTGGTGATGCCGGGCCCCGAGCTCGTCTGGCTGACCGGGTACCGGCCCACGGCGATCACGGAGCGGCTCACCACCCTCGTGCTGACGGCCGACCGCGAGCCCACCCTCGTGGTGCCGACCCTCGAGCGCCCCGACGCCGAGGGCTGCGCCGCCGCCTCCGCCCTGGAGCTCGTCGACTGGACCGACGGGCAGGACCCGTTCTCCGTCGCGGCCGGCCTCCTCGGCGGCACCCGGACGCTGGCGATCTCCGACTCCGCCTGGGCGATGCACCTGCTGGGCCTGCAGGACGCTGCTCCCGGCGTGGCCTACCGCTCCTTCACCCAGGCGCTGCCGATGCTGCGCGCGGTGAAGGACGAGGCCGAGGTGGCCCGGCTCGCCGCGGCGGGCGCCGCCGCCGACGCGACCTACGGCGAGATCCTGAAGGTGCGCTTCGCGGGACGTCGCGAGACCGAGGTCGCTGCCGACCTCGCCCGGCTGCTGCGCGACTTCGGGCACGAGCAGGTCGACTTCACGGTCGTCGGCTCGGGTCCCAACGGCGCCAACCCCCACCACGAGGCGGGCGACCGAACCATCGAGAAGGGCGACGCGATCGTCCTCGACTTCGGTGGCCTCATGCACGGGTACGGGTCGGACACCAGCCGCACCGTGTCGGTCGGCGAGCCGTCGGCCCTCGTGCGCGAGGTGCACGAAGTCGTCCGCCAGGCCCAGCAGGCCGGCGTCGAGGCGGTGGCCCCGGGCGTGCCGTGCCAGGAGATCGACCGCGCCGCCCGGAAGGTGATCACCGACGCCGGGTACGGCGAGCGGTTCATCCACCGCACCGGGCACGGCATCGGCACGACCACCCACGAGCCGCCGTACATGATCGAGGGCGAGACGCAGCCGCTCGTCGAGGGCATGTGCTTCTCGGTCGAGCCCGGGATCTACCTGCCCGGGCGGTTCGGCGTGCGGATCGAGGACATCGTGACGGTCACCGCCACCGGCGGGCGGCGCCTCAACGCCACTGACCGCGGCCTCGCCGTCGTCCACTGA
- a CDS encoding dipeptidase, with the protein MDLRQRIDALMPSVRDELTELVALRSVADPRQFPPEECERTAEWVRARFEALGFADARLEETADGSHAVVGTRPSAREDAPTVLLYAHYDVQPPGNEADWRTPPFELTESGGRWYGRGTADCKGNIVMHLAALRAIGDDLGVDLRLVVEGSEEQGTGGLEGFVEANPDLFRADAILVCDTGNAAVGRPAATVSLRGMVNVVVTLESATSEVHSGMFGGAAPDALAALVATLASLRDEEGNTTVDGLDGGQEWTGAPYPPEQFRSDAGVLDGVSLLGDGTVSDMLWARPAVTILGIDCPPVIGSAAAIVPKAAARLNLRIPPGVDPAEAEAGLVAHLKAAVPWGVHCTVETEATGSPFRAATDGPAYRAMASAMHEAYGVEMTHLGQGGSIPLCNVFDELYPEAEIFLMGVEEPQALIHAPNESVDPREIASMALAEALFLERFA; encoded by the coding sequence ATGGACCTGCGCCAGCGCATCGATGCCCTCATGCCCTCGGTGCGCGACGAGCTGACCGAGCTCGTCGCGCTCCGTTCGGTGGCCGACCCCCGCCAGTTCCCGCCCGAGGAGTGTGAGCGCACGGCGGAGTGGGTGCGCGCACGGTTCGAGGCACTCGGCTTCGCCGACGCCCGGCTCGAGGAGACGGCCGACGGCAGCCACGCGGTGGTCGGCACCCGACCGTCCGCGCGGGAGGACGCCCCGACGGTCCTGCTGTACGCCCACTACGACGTGCAGCCGCCCGGGAACGAGGCCGACTGGCGCACTCCCCCGTTCGAGCTGACCGAGTCCGGCGGGCGCTGGTACGGCCGGGGCACCGCCGACTGCAAGGGCAACATCGTCATGCACCTCGCGGCTCTGCGGGCGATCGGCGACGACCTGGGGGTCGACCTCCGGCTCGTGGTCGAGGGCTCGGAGGAGCAGGGCACCGGCGGTCTCGAGGGGTTCGTCGAGGCGAACCCCGACCTGTTCCGCGCGGACGCGATCCTCGTGTGCGACACGGGCAACGCGGCGGTGGGCCGTCCGGCGGCGACCGTGAGCCTGCGCGGCATGGTCAACGTCGTGGTCACCCTCGAGTCGGCGACGTCGGAGGTCCACTCCGGGATGTTCGGCGGCGCCGCGCCCGACGCCCTCGCGGCGCTCGTGGCCACGCTCGCGAGCTTGCGCGACGAGGAGGGCAACACCACCGTCGACGGTCTCGACGGCGGGCAGGAGTGGACGGGTGCGCCCTATCCGCCCGAGCAGTTCCGCTCGGACGCGGGCGTGCTGGACGGGGTGTCGCTGCTGGGCGACGGCACGGTCTCGGACATGCTCTGGGCGCGGCCCGCGGTGACGATCCTGGGCATCGACTGCCCGCCGGTGATCGGCTCGGCCGCGGCGATCGTGCCGAAGGCGGCCGCTCGCCTCAACCTGCGCATCCCGCCCGGCGTCGACCCCGCCGAGGCCGAGGCCGGACTCGTCGCGCACCTGAAGGCCGCCGTCCCGTGGGGCGTGCACTGCACCGTCGAGACCGAGGCGACGGGCTCGCCCTTCCGGGCCGCCACCGACGGGCCGGCGTATCGGGCCATGGCGTCGGCCATGCACGAGGCGTACGGGGTCGAGATGACGCACTTGGGCCAGGGTGGCTCGATCCCGCTGTGCAACGTGTTCGACGAGCTCTACCCCGAGGCGGAGATCTTCCTCATGGGCGTCGAGGAGCCGCAGGCCCTGATCCACGCCCCCAACGAGAGCGTCGACCCGCGGGAGATCGCGTCCATGGCATTGGCGGAGGCGCTGTTCCTCGAACGCTTCGCATGA
- a CDS encoding class II glutamine amidotransferase: MCRWLAYSGSPILLEELLYKPVHSLIDQSQHSRMGVETTNGDGFGVGWYGLDEAPSLPGTRRSDEPVLFRGVGPAWGDQNLRELARSTSSGLFLAHIRASTGTPVQQSNCHPFRHGRWLWVHNGAIRDFSVLKRDLVMAVDPELYPFMAGSTDSEVMFFLALTFGLHEDTIGAVERMAGFVEAVGRAHGVDEPLQMTVATTDGERLWGFRYSSIGQSRTLYVSTALSTLRQMYPDNPVFSELDDETRIVVSEPLGDLKGAWNPVPESSFGIVEAGDDTLGRFQPREP, encoded by the coding sequence ATGTGTCGATGGCTGGCGTACTCGGGCAGTCCGATCCTGCTCGAGGAGCTGCTCTACAAGCCCGTCCACTCCCTGATCGACCAGAGCCAGCACTCGCGCATGGGGGTCGAGACGACGAACGGCGACGGCTTCGGCGTCGGCTGGTACGGCCTCGACGAGGCGCCGTCACTGCCCGGCACGCGCCGCAGCGACGAGCCCGTGCTGTTCCGGGGCGTCGGGCCGGCCTGGGGCGACCAGAACCTGCGCGAGCTGGCGCGGTCGACCTCGTCGGGCCTGTTCCTGGCGCACATCCGGGCCAGCACGGGCACGCCCGTGCAGCAGTCGAACTGTCACCCCTTCCGGCACGGGCGCTGGCTGTGGGTGCACAACGGCGCGATCCGCGACTTCTCGGTGCTCAAGCGCGATCTGGTCATGGCGGTCGATCCCGAGCTCTACCCCTTCATGGCGGGCTCCACGGACTCCGAGGTGATGTTCTTCCTCGCGCTGACGTTCGGGCTGCACGAGGACACGATCGGCGCCGTCGAGCGCATGGCGGGCTTCGTCGAGGCGGTGGGTCGCGCGCACGGGGTGGACGAGCCGCTCCAGATGACCGTGGCGACGACCGACGGCGAGCGGCTGTGGGGCTTCCGGTACTCCAGCATCGGTCAGAGCCGCACGCTGTACGTCAGCACGGCCCTGTCCACCCTGCGCCAGATGTACCCGGACAACCCCGTGTTCTCGGAGCTCGACGACGAGACGCGGATCGTGGTCTCCGAGCCCCTCGGCGACCTGAAGGGCGCGTGGAACCCCGTGCCCGAGTCCAGCTTCGGCATCGTCGAGGCGGGGGACGACACCCTGGGGCGGTTCCAGCCCCGTGAGCCGTGA
- a CDS encoding carboxylate-amine ligase, giving the protein MLTVGVEEEFLLLDPEGAVRPVADDVIRAIGDPRVKPELMSFQVETNSGVWTDLADLDRELRDLRSRVAGACRDLGVRLVAAGSPPMDDPGAELVTDAPRYRGLAERFPEATAAAGTCACQVHVGLPDRDLAVQVLARLRTWLPTLFALGTNSPVTSGRDSGWQSTRYARQLLWPTFAPPEPWADAAAYDAAVQELVDRGAALDARSVYFLARLSPRYPTIEIRIADTCLETADAVLLAGICRALVTVLMADVEQGRPAVKVSGTALRTALLAVAVDGRPPSSGPDEVTRAVVAARLLRTILPGTADCYEADVLLCGLERVHREGTGADRQRRLLTTHREPRVFVDVLASATAGEEAP; this is encoded by the coding sequence ATGCTGACCGTGGGCGTGGAGGAGGAGTTCCTGCTCCTCGACCCCGAGGGAGCGGTCCGGCCCGTCGCCGACGACGTCATCCGCGCGATCGGCGACCCCCGGGTGAAGCCCGAGCTCATGTCGTTCCAGGTGGAGACGAACTCCGGCGTGTGGACCGACCTGGCCGATCTCGATCGCGAGCTGCGCGACCTCCGCTCACGGGTGGCGGGCGCGTGCCGCGACCTCGGGGTGCGGCTCGTCGCCGCGGGCTCGCCGCCGATGGACGACCCGGGAGCCGAGCTCGTCACCGACGCGCCGCGCTACCGCGGGCTGGCCGAGCGGTTTCCCGAGGCCACCGCCGCGGCCGGCACGTGCGCGTGCCAGGTGCACGTGGGGCTGCCCGACCGCGACCTCGCGGTCCAGGTGCTGGCGCGCCTGCGCACCTGGCTGCCGACGCTGTTCGCGCTCGGCACCAACTCGCCGGTGACGTCGGGTCGGGACTCCGGCTGGCAGAGCACGCGGTACGCGCGCCAGCTGCTCTGGCCGACCTTCGCGCCGCCCGAGCCGTGGGCCGACGCGGCGGCCTACGACGCCGCGGTGCAGGAGCTGGTCGACCGCGGCGCCGCCCTCGACGCGCGCAGCGTCTACTTCCTGGCGCGGCTCTCCCCGCGCTATCCGACGATCGAGATCCGCATCGCCGACACGTGCCTGGAGACCGCCGACGCGGTCCTGCTCGCCGGGATCTGCCGCGCCCTGGTGACGGTGCTGATGGCCGACGTGGAGCAGGGGCGTCCTGCCGTGAAGGTCTCGGGCACGGCGCTGCGCACCGCCCTGCTGGCGGTCGCCGTGGACGGGAGGCCACCGTCGAGCGGTCCGGACGAGGTCACCCGGGCGGTCGTGGCGGCCCGGCTGCTGCGCACGATCCTGCCCGGCACCGCCGACTGCTACGAAGCCGACGTCCTGCTGTGCGGCCTCGAGCGCGTCCACCGTGAGGGCACGGGCGCCGACCGTCAGCGCCGGCTCCTGACCACCCACCGCGAGCCCCGCGTGTTCGTCGACGTCCTCGCGTCGGCCACGGCGGGGGAGGAGGCGCCATGA
- a CDS encoding DUF1269 domain-containing protein, protein MAQATLTVWKFASPEGADRASETLQRLSRENLITVHDAATVTWAEGAKRPKTHQLHSTTGAGALGGSFWGMLFGLIFFVPLLGAAIGAATGALAGSLADVGIDDGFINRIRDEVTPGTSALFVMTSDAVLDKVTDAFADLGPSELVFTNLSSEQETALREVFAGE, encoded by the coding sequence ATGGCCCAAGCCACCCTGACCGTCTGGAAGTTCGCCTCGCCGGAGGGAGCCGACCGTGCGTCGGAGACGCTCCAGCGACTGAGCCGCGAGAACCTCATCACCGTCCACGACGCCGCGACCGTCACGTGGGCCGAGGGCGCGAAGCGGCCGAAGACCCACCAGCTGCACTCGACCACCGGCGCGGGCGCGCTCGGCGGGTCCTTCTGGGGCATGCTGTTCGGCCTGATCTTCTTCGTGCCGCTGCTGGGCGCCGCGATCGGCGCGGCGACGGGCGCCCTCGCCGGGTCCTTGGCCGACGTCGGCATCGACGACGGCTTCATCAACCGGATCCGCGACGAGGTGACGCCCGGCACCTCCGCCCTGTTCGTCATGACGTCCGACGCGGTCCTGGACAAGGTCACCGACGCGTTCGCCGACCTCGGCCCCTCGGAGCTGGTGTTCACGAACCTCAGCTCCGAGCAGGAGACCGCGCTGCGCGAGGTCTTCGCGGGCGAGTGA
- a CDS encoding APC family permease: MTTADLSAEGGGSRVRAATSRASTHQWISWIALAMMTTSSVASLRAAPTMAVYGLACVFLYLLPAIVFLLPTSLVSAELASGWEGGIYKWVSEGLSKPMGFLAVWCQFAMTIFYYPSLLGFVASTLAYVFNPALASSGVWTAAVIIVVYWSGVWVSARGTKGVAGLASGGLIIGTLVPGVVLVLLGVVFLGQGNESAAPMTSDHLLPAWAGLSSLVLIVNNFLSYSGMEMNAVHVGSLKNPAKEFPKAMFLAMGLVLTIFILPALAIAWIVPAEELSLTAGVMQAFDAVFANFGWQWLTPIVGIMLVTASLGGMLTWLAGPSKGLLLISRQEGYLPPFLQKLNKNGVQQNILVVQGLVTTVIGLAYALIPDVSSAYWIFSVITTQVYLIMYLLMFVAAVQLRRKEPDHPRGYRAPMLVGLCGVGFAASLAALLVGFIPPSQFASGSSGVYFLIVGGGALGLGLLVPFLFYRFRKPSWKQPQPEEVVES, translated from the coding sequence ATGACCACCGCGGACCTCTCCGCGGAGGGCGGCGGCTCCCGCGTGCGCGCGGCCACGAGTCGCGCGAGCACGCACCAGTGGATCTCCTGGATCGCGCTGGCGATGATGACCACCAGCTCGGTGGCCAGCCTGCGCGCGGCCCCGACCATGGCGGTCTACGGTCTCGCCTGCGTCTTCCTGTACCTGCTCCCGGCGATCGTCTTCCTCCTGCCGACCTCGCTGGTCTCGGCCGAGCTGGCGTCCGGCTGGGAGGGCGGCATCTACAAGTGGGTGTCGGAGGGCCTGTCCAAGCCGATGGGCTTCCTCGCCGTCTGGTGCCAGTTCGCGATGACGATCTTCTACTACCCGAGCCTGCTGGGGTTCGTGGCCAGCACGCTGGCCTACGTCTTCAACCCCGCCCTGGCCAGCAGCGGCGTCTGGACCGCCGCGGTCATCATCGTCGTGTACTGGTCGGGCGTCTGGGTCTCGGCGCGCGGCACGAAGGGCGTCGCGGGCCTGGCCAGCGGCGGCCTCATCATCGGCACGCTCGTGCCCGGCGTCGTGCTGGTGCTGCTGGGGGTGGTGTTCCTCGGCCAGGGCAACGAGTCGGCCGCGCCGATGACGTCGGACCACCTGCTGCCCGCGTGGGCCGGACTGTCCAGCCTCGTGCTGATCGTCAACAACTTCCTGTCGTACTCCGGGATGGAGATGAACGCGGTGCACGTCGGATCGCTGAAGAACCCCGCCAAGGAGTTCCCGAAGGCCATGTTCCTGGCGATGGGCCTCGTGCTGACGATCTTCATCCTGCCGGCGCTCGCGATCGCGTGGATCGTGCCCGCCGAGGAGCTCTCGCTCACCGCCGGCGTCATGCAGGCGTTCGACGCGGTCTTCGCGAACTTCGGCTGGCAGTGGCTCACCCCGATCGTCGGCATCATGCTGGTCACCGCCTCGCTCGGCGGCATGCTGACGTGGCTGGCCGGACCGTCGAAGGGCCTGTTGCTGATCTCGCGGCAGGAGGGCTACCTCCCGCCGTTCCTGCAGAAGCTCAACAAGAACGGCGTGCAGCAGAACATCCTCGTGGTCCAGGGCCTCGTCACCACGGTGATCGGCCTGGCGTACGCGCTGATCCCCGACGTCTCCAGCGCGTACTGGATCTTCTCGGTGATCACGACGCAGGTGTACCTGATCATGTATCTGCTGATGTTCGTCGCCGCGGTGCAGCTGCGTCGCAAGGAGCCCGACCACCCGCGCGGCTACCGCGCCCCGATGCTGGTGGGACTGTGCGGCGTGGGCTTCGCGGCCTCGCTGGCGGCCCTGCTGGTCGGCTTCATCCCGCCGTCGCAGTTCGCCTCGGGCAGCTCCGGCGTCTACTTCCTCATCGTGGGCGGCGGCGCGCTCGGCCTGGGCCTGCTGGTGCCGTTCCTGTTCTACCGCTTCCGCAAGCCGTCGTGGAAGCAGCCCCAGCCTGAAGAGGTGGTCGAATCATGA